From the genome of Primulina eburnea isolate SZY01 chromosome 12, ASM2296580v1, whole genome shotgun sequence, one region includes:
- the LOC140807907 gene encoding glutathione S-transferase T3-like yields the protein MSHPYFMPPVIHGYSTPHTTVMPFISLISNEPATPTFVSETQFSDRESPIEVVNLKKKTDSNVEGSRMRSSWTKVEDEVLARTFVIINDDPIITNDQKADAFWGLVASYYNENRPPGSNTKSANVILSHWHNTIQKKVYRFNANYNSVYSSYRSGHSDEDILRFAYEKYQSENNGVAFNFEHVWKIVKNRPMFTPQSADHFVATKKTRTSELGASNISSNQEVSIGLDEDTRPMRQKSTKRKGKDSKIYHGRSDNKLQ from the coding sequence ATGAGTCATCCGTATTTCATGCCGCCGGTTATTCATGGATATAGTACCCCGCACACAACTGTTATGCCTTTCATATCTCTGATATCAAATGAACCTGCAACTCCGACTTTTGTCTCGGAAACGCAATTTTCCGATCGTGAATCTCCAATTGAGGTggtcaatttaaaaaaaaaaacggatTCAAATGTTGAGGGTTCGAGAATGCGTTCAAGTTGGACAAAGGTTGAAGATGAGGTCTTAGCGAGAACTTTTGTCATTATCAACGATGATCCAATAATCACCAATGATCAAAAGGCGGATGCTTTTTGGGGACTTGTTGCAAGCTACTACAATGAAAATCGTCCCCCAGGTTCAAACACCAAAAGTGCAAATGTTATACTGTCACATTGGCACAATACAATCCAAAAGAAGGTATATCGATTCAACGCAAATTATAATAGTGTTTACAGTTCATATCGAAGTGGTCACAGTGACGAAGATATATTGAGGTTTGCGTACGAAAaatatcaatccgaaaacaatGGTGTTGCATTCAATTTCGAGCATGTGTGGAAAATTGTCAAAAACCGTCCAATGTTTACTCCACAGTCCGCTGATCACTTCGTGGCCACAAAGAAGACGAGAACTTCAGAGTTGGGAGCAAGCAACATCTCATCTAACCAAGAGGTGAGTATAGGTCTGGATGAAGATACTCGTCCAATGAGACAGAAATCAACAAAAAGAAAGGGAAAAGACAGTAAAATCTACCATGGAAGATCTGACAATAAACTACAATAA
- the LOC140807418 gene encoding LOW QUALITY PROTEIN: uncharacterized RNA-binding protein C1827.05c-like (The sequence of the model RefSeq protein was modified relative to this genomic sequence to represent the inferred CDS: inserted 1 base in 1 codon; deleted 1 base in 1 codon): MGTKAKKRMIAKXLKKAAADISASKKETRDFLPLEGGPARDILKTEDKEKKATVLYIGRIPHGFYENEMEGFFKQVGSVKRLRIARNRKTGKSKHFGFIEFQSPEVAQVVADCMHNYLMYEHLLQVSLVPQERVHPQIWKGVNRSYKPLDWVQIERRRQDKV; this comes from the exons ATGGGGACGAAAGCTAAGAAGAGAATGATCGCCA AATTGAAGAAGGCCGCTGCTGATATCTCTGCTTCGAAAAAGGAAACACGTGATTTCCTG CCGCTAGAGGGTGGTCCAGCGAGGGATATTCTGAAAACTGAAGATAAAGAGAAGAAAGCAACCGTCTTGTATATTGGAAGAATCCCACATGGATTTTATGAGAATGAGATGGAAG GTTTTTTCAAGCAGGTTGGTTCTGTCAAGCGGCTTAGAATTGCGAGGAATAGAAAG ACCGGAAAGTCAAAGCATTTTGGATTCATTGAGTTCCAGTCTCCAGAG GTTGCCCAAGTTGTTGCCGATTGCATGCATAATTATTTAATGTACGAGCATTTGTTGCAAGTGAGT TTAGTTCCCCAGGAACGGGTTCATCCACAAAT ATGGAAAGGCGTGAACCGCTCCTACAAACCCTTGGATTGGGTTCAGATCGAGCGGAGACGTCAAGATAAGGTGTAA
- the LOC140807493 gene encoding uncharacterized protein gives MGRSEDSISRRRNKQSRKKQENKKDSSSKVSARVAAIIAFKNRRKSGKRRQCQGMCFSLPTPEDPFNDKHGKIDHTKKRKRSSKANGKSREKKARMLEKVTKCRGDSHVDPQEHEVGSGHSESIEPFSFMGPEIAINVGKPTCQVISRINPDRVRKVNCSENKTECPSKFLITCLNSIQTALENVEGYVSEGDKPFFANAWGTEFWNFYSNRKDVLETDRADSTMEQIAWIASTAADTISMKEKEGLSFTSPFLLYLVPSREKASKVREVCKPLKALGIHTVSLHSGASVDHQVNGLKSCEPEFIVSTPERLLELLTLKAFDTSGVSLLVIDGLEYPFNGAYFDAIKSIRQFISGNPQNIVFCDCLKNSSASVVQKLSEGSVCR, from the exons ATGGGAAGAAGCGAGGATTCGATAAGCAGAAGAAGGAACAAACAGAGCAGAAAAAAGCAAGAAAACAAGAAAGATTCATCCTCTAAGGTTTCTGCTCGCGTCGCCGCTATCATCGcattcaaaaaccgtcgcaaatcaGGCAAACGCCGCCAATGCCAG GGCATGTGCTTTAGCCTTCCAACTCCGGAGGACCCTTTTAATGATAAACATGGGAAAATTGATCATACGAAAAAAAGGAAGAGAAGTTCTAAAGCAAATGGGAAGTCTCGGGAGAAAAAAGCCAGAATGCTTGAGAAAGTAACCAAATGCAGGGGTGATTCTCATGTAGATCCCCAAGAGCATGAAGTGGGTAGTGGACACTCAGAATCTATTGAGCCATTTAGTTTTATGGGTCCAGAAATAGCAATCAATGTGGGGAAACCAACTTGCCAGGTCATTAGTAGGATCAATCCCGACCGTGTTCGGAAAGTAAACTGCTCTGAAAACAAAACGGAGTGCCCATCAAAATTTTTGATTACATGCCTGAATTCAATTCAGACTGCTTTGGAGAATGTTGAAGGTTATGTTAGTGAAGGAGACAAACCTTTCTTTGCCAATGCATGGGGAACGGAGTTCTGGAATTTTTATTCCAACAGAAAAGATGTTCTTGAAACTGATAGAGCTGATTCCACAATGGAGCAAATTGCTTGGATCGCATCAACGGCTGCTGATACCATTTCAATGAAAGAGAAAGAGGGGCTTTCATTTACTAGCCCTTTTCTTTTATATCTTGTGCCATCACGAGAGAAAGCTTCTAAG GTGCGTGAAGTATGCAAGCCATTGAAGGCCCTTGGAATTCATACCGTGAGTCTTCATTCTGGTGCTTCCGTTGATCATCAAGTTAATGG TTTGAAGAGCTGTGAACCGGAGTTCATTGTCTCCACGCCGGAGAGGCTTTTGGAGCTTCTCACCCTGAAGGCTTTTGACACATCTGGGGTTTCCCTACtg GTTATTGATGGACTTGAATACCCTTTTAATGGCGCGTACTTTGATGCAATCAAATCCATAAGACAATTCATATCTGGAAATCCGCAGAACATAGTGTTCTGTGATTGCTTGAAAAACTCATCTGCATCTGTGGTGCAAAAACTGTCGGAAGGATCCGTTTGCAGATGA
- the LOC140807720 gene encoding transcriptional activator DEMETER-like, translating into MNIGRGMSIPLEKEVVKNGDIWVPPTPEKPGVHRSSYVAAEMRQNLTVAENWCDLLGIYTDLLQDETSNHLPPGFNPCSHVGLNHGELSHNVAPIETCNGLPPNLNGTSFIDLNRKCDVQDLTFVETCNRIPQDLNPTNFVGQNQWELKHSLRDVAPVENLRILNQYGGTVGSYVQNLDVVPPQKVDSLAELMGTNKHPLSTLTNGPPNRSASIISNSTIVNQHSLARSNGKMHDSNSSILLQNHILNENWHVGGHNLQQISTNTFTVPYHADRNLNLPQRLKGASSSGTMPFPFEPVTPDQQKQMKTNQPMQVPKFFASNCLTPEKLKEDDAVCIQPSEIIEGKHDELSSNPGTSSMVISTPPNENIHSDGGNGEIDLNKTPQQRPPKRKKHRPKVIVEGKPKRTPKSAASGNRTTDKNASGKRNYVRKNSTGTSTTPLTDVAKGVEGSNVGPTVKSCRRVLNFNLENGVERDSQATEVGNQTQNDERSKVPVTLNLDSPNTEWVTELNKAAKSTLHIIENSYNRVQSVNHIPSPELSPLPSTPSPPGSKGHTLNIIARSLNARNSNVNQNGSQNGYSHLHQLTSGDLVQLVIEANSNEANPDRMRQPNLHSKTQLLEDLVPAEENQGCKRDYSHTELRQPQTVTLMGSQLWSSNTSHASSDSSKICLNVSETMKKRRIEGIIHGTISSMSSRITTAEDYRGQMDTKCKSLHAQSSAIYLNDGLPNSDIKGCTSGYQNDELNKVSCNWYVKSKDFEGKFQQRHTSPHFHAKEKAQKTFNHLTQAESTNSFATVTNWNLESASKRDPTTEGNEVVNYLAPVSIKRQIAGQTSDKLSSINKVLPQPIAHSRGRGRPPKTFTGSQEQLRNSSSVDYIIDRMKGLNINTGGKEIGQEERSALVPYRGDGAIVSYDLIKKRRLRPKVDLDPETNRLWNLLMGKEGSESAGTMEDDKQQWWEKERQVLRNRADSFIARMHLVQGDRRFSKWKGSVVDSVIGVFLTQNVSDHLSSSAFMHLAAKFPVKPTTIRESCCQNGQSSLIEQQKIRITYPDGTSYEHRMIREPVYNPSSVTSSESSECGAEIFTTTRTYILNDQTKKIEEDMISSQSSSESIVFQAFEDIRSSSGSNSEAEDQITGGNFSRNHGPSSFYEQGERIAAFKRCQLQVIGSSFPITRTVPGHQQFENPMHRQFTQLTTSESACIHPFAANVLHHQRPVTLPTSSWPNMSKSSEKLEGDIITVSGKGSISSMASTDANLTNGRGVENRHDISGQNVERNFIAQQIGKPKLQPSMADNGILNEHFEQQTYLSACSQSRKDQHVVNYRKDGTQKTFQREHKFLTDPTRPAEVSSKLPSDNQKRSKNITPESSEINQVHSSHGPPSSKIDTKISHVSKQKAEKEKTDSFNWDALRKKVQSETGMRARNVDTVDSIDYEALRNADVREISETIKERGMNNMLAERIKAFLNRLVQEHERMDLEWLRDVQPDKVKDYLLSIRGLGLKSVECVRLLTLRNVAFPVDTNVGRIAVRLGWVPLRPLPESLQLHLLELYPVLESIQKYLWPRLCHLDQESLYELHYQLITFGKVFCTKRDPNCNACPMRGDCRHFASAYASARLALPGTEGRHIVCSSAPTSTNQMSNMTMKPMPLPPSEDNSEKGKDSMRSSEPIIEEPKTPEPPTELTERDIEDAYYEDPDEIPVIKLNMEEFTSNLQSFMQLQKEMQGDMSKALVALSPEFASIPMPKLKNVSRLRTEHQVYELPNSHPILKGLDKREPDDPSPYLLAIWTPGETSDSVKPPESKCEAREGGSMCDKKTCFSCSSSREAQAQTVRGTILIPCRTAMRGSFPLNGTYFQVNEVFADHESSMNPIVVPRSLLWNLPRRTVFFGTSVTTIFKGLTTEGIQYCFWKGFVCVRGFDQKARAPRPLSSRLHHPASKMVKPNEQQ; encoded by the exons ATGAACATTGGAAGGGGAATGTCAATTCCCCTTGAAAAAGAAGTGGTGAAAAATGGAGATATTTGGGTTCCTCCAACACCAGAAAAACCTGGTGTGCACAGATCAAGTTATGTTGCTGCTGAAATGCGGCAAAATCTGACGGTAGCAGAAAACTGGTGCGATTTGCTGGGAATTTACACCGACCTCCTGCAGGATGAAACTAGTAATCACCTGCCTCCTGGATTCAATCCATGTAGTCATGTAGGGCTAAATCATGGGGAACTTAGTCATAATGTTGCTCCCATAGAAACCTGCAATGGGTTGCCCCCGAATTTAAATGGAACCAGTTTTATAGATTTGAATCGGAAGTGTGACGTGCAAGATCTTACCTTTGTCGAGACTTGTAATAGGATTCCTCAGGATTTGAATCCCACCAATTTCGTAGGGCAGAACCAATGGGAGCTGAAGCATAGTCTTAGAGATGTTGCACCGGTTGAGAATCTCAGAATCTTGAATCAATATGGTGGAACAGTCGGCTCTTACGTGCAGAATTTAGACGTCGTTCCTCCTCAGAAAGTTGATTCTCTGGCAGAATTAATGGGAACAAATAAACATCCACTTTCCACTCTAACCAATGGCCCACCTAACAGATCAGCAAGTATTATAAGCAATTCCACCATTGTCAATCAACATTCTCTGGCCAGAAGCAATGGGAAGATGCATGATTCGAACAGTTCAATACTCCTTCAAAATCACATCTTGAATGAAAACTGGCATGTAGGGGGTCACAACCTACAACAAATTTCGACCA ATACATTTACAGTCCCATACCATGCTGACCGTAACCTGAATTTACCACAAAGATTGAAAGGGGCATCCTCAAGTGGAACCATGCCCTTTCCGTTCGAGCCAGTAACACCAGATCAGCAAAAGCAGATGAAAACCAACCAGCCCATGCAAGTACCAAAGTTCTTTGCAAGCAATTGCTTGACTCCAGAAAAACTTAAGGAAGATGACGCAGTCTGCATTCAGCCTTCTGAAATAATTGAGGGAAAGCATGATGAATTGAGCAGCAATCCAGGCACATCATCTATGGTCATTTCAACACCACCTAATGAAAACATTCATTCTGATGGTGGAAATGGAGAAATTGATCTGAATAAGACACCTCAGCAAAGACCACCCAAAAGAAAAAAACATCGACCAAAAGTAATAGTGGAAGGAAAACCCAAAAGAACTCCCAAGTCTGCTGCTTCAGGGAATAGAACCACAGATAAAAATGCTTCCGGAAAAAGAAATTATGTGCGGAAAAACAGCACTGGAACTTCAACAACTCCATTAACTGATGTTGCAAAGGGTGTTGAAGGATCTAATGTTGGGCCCACAGTGAAATCATGCAGGAGAGTACTGAATTTTAACTTAGAAAATGGAGTAGAAAGGGACAGCCAGGCAACAGAAGTTGGTAACCAGACACAGAATGATGAAAGAAGCAAGGTTCCTGTAACTTTGAACTTGGATTCTCCCAATACAGAATGGGTTACAGAATTGAACAAGGCAGCCAAATCTACACTACATATAATAGAGAATTCATACAATCGTGTCCAATCAGTAAATCACATCCCATCTCCAGAGTTGTCGCCGCTTCCGTCTACACCTTCACCACCTGGCTCAAAGGGCCATACGTTGAATATCATAGCAAGGAGTTTGAATGCGAGAAATTCTAATGTCAACCAAAATGGTAGCCAAAATGGATACAGTCACTTGCATCAGCTTACGAGTGGAGACCTTGTTCAGCTTGTCATTGAGGCAAATTCCAATGAAGCAAACCCAGACAGAATGAGGCAACCGAACCTTCATAGTAAAACTCAACTTTTAGAAGATTTGGTGCCTGCCGAAGAGAATCAGGGTTGCAAAAGAGATTATTCCCACACTGAGCTAAGACAACCTCAAACTGTCACGTTGATGGGATCTCAACTGTGGTCTTCTAACACGAGTCATGCTAGCAGTGATAGCAGCAAAATATGTCTAAATGTTTCAGAAACTATGAAAAAGAGGAGGATTGAGGGCATAATTCATGGAACCATATCCAGCATGTCTTCTAGGATTACAACTGCTGAAGATTACAGAGGACAAATGGACACAAAGTGTAAGAGTCTCCATGCACAGAGCTCCGCAATTTACCTGAATGATGGATTACCAAATTCTGACATCAAAGGATGCACCTCCGGATATCAAAACGATGAACTCAACAAGGTCAGTTGCAACTGGTACGTGAAGTCCAAAGATTTTGAAGGCAAGTTTCAGCAGCGACATACTTCGCCTCATTTTCATGCAAAAGAAAAGGCACAGAAAACTTTCAATCACCTCACTCAAGCAGAAAGCACCAATTCTTTTGCTACAGTCACTAACTGGAATCTGGAATCTGCATCCAAAAGAGATCCTACTACTGAAGGAAATGAAGTAGTAAATTATCTTGCGCCTGTGTCAATTAAGAGACAGATAGCTGGACAAACATCTGACAAACTGTCCAGTATAAACAAAGTGTTGCCGCAACCGATCGCGCATTCAAGAGGTCGTGGGCGTCCGCCCAAGACATTCACAG GGTCACAAGAACAGTTGAGAAATTCATCTTCAGTTGATTATATCATAGACCGTATGAAAGGTCTAAACATCAATACCGGTGGCAAGGAAATTGGTCAGGAAGAGCGAAGTGCGCTTGTTCCATATAGAGGAGATGGTGCTATTGTTTCTTATGATCTGATCAAAAAGCGCCGGCTACGACCTAAAGTGGATCTTGATCCAGAGACAAATAGGCTGTGGAACCTTCTAATGGGTAAGGAAGGAAGTGAAAGTGCAGGAACAATGGAGGATGACAAACAACAATGGTGGGAGAAAGAAAGACAAGTCCTCCGTAATCGAGCAGACTCATTTATCGCAAGGATGCATCTAGTTCAAG GAGACAGGCGATTTTCCAAATGGAAAGGATCGGTTGTTGACTCGGTGATAGGAGTGTTCCTCACACAAAATGTTTCAGATCATCTTTCTAG CTCTGCTTTCATGCATCTAGCAGCCAAGTTCCCAGTAAAACCAACAACTATAAGAGAATCATGCTGCCAAAATGGGCAAAGTTCATTGATTGAACAACAAAAAATTCGCATAACATATCCAGATGGGACGTCTTATGAGCATAGAATGATAAGGGAACCGGTGTATAACCCCAGCTCCGTGACTTCCAGTGAATCATCTGAATGCGGGGCAGAAATTTTCACAACCACAAGAACCTATATATTAAATGATCAGACCAAAAAAATTGAGGAAGACATGATTTCATCACAAAGTTCTTCAGAATCTATTGTTTTTCAAGCCTTTGAAGATATCAGATCCAGTTCAGGATCAAATTCAGAAGCAGAAGATCAAATAACTGGGGGAAATTTCAGCAGAAACCATGGTCCTTCAAGTTTTTATGAGCAGGGTGAAAGAATTGCTGCATTCAAGCGATGTCAGTTACAAGTAATTGGAAGTTCATTTCCAATTACGCGAACCGTGCCTGGTCACCAGCAATTTGAAAATCCAATGCACAGACAATTTACTCAGCTGACCACCAGTGAAAGTGCATGCATTCACCCATTTGCTGCCAATGTGCTGCATCATCAGAGACCTGTTACCCTGCCCACTAGTTCCTGGCCAAACATGTCAAAGAGTTCGGAAAAATTGGAAGGGGATATTATCACCGTATCTGGAAAAGGAAGCATATCTTCTATGGCTTCAACAGACGCTAATCTTACTAATGGAAGAGGAGTAGAAAACAGACATGATATTTCAGGACAGAATGTTGAAAGGAATTTTATCGCTCAACAGATAGGAAAACCAAAGTTACAGCCATCAATGGCGGACAATGGCATTTTGAATGAACATTTTGAACAGCAAACTTATTTATCGGCATGTTCTCAGAGCAGAAAAGACCAACATGTTGTCAATTATAGGAAAGATGGAACACAGAAGACCTTTCAGCGAGAACACAAATTTCTGACAGACCCCACCAGACCTGCTGAAGTGTCCAGTAAACTACCAAGTG ATAATCAGAAGCGCTCTAAAAATATAACTCCTGAATCATCAGAAATTAACCAAGTACATTCCTCGCACGGTCCTCCATCCAGTAAGATTGACACCAAAATTTCACATGTAAGCAAGCAAAAGGCTGAGAAGGAAAAGACAGATTCATTTAATTGGGATGCCTTAAGAAAGAAGGTGCAATCAGAAACTGGAATGAGAGCCAGAAATGTGGACACAGTGGACTCCATAGATTATGAAGCATTACGAAATGCTGATGTTCGTGAGATATCTGAAACAATAAAGGAAAGAGGAATGAACAACATGCTAGCAGAGCGAATTAAG GCTTTTCTCAATCGACTTGTTCAAGAGCATGAAAGAATGGACCTTGAATGGCTGAGAGATGTTCAACCAGACAAAGTCAA GGATTATCTATTAAGTATACGAGGATTGGGCTTAAAGAGCGTGGAATGTGTGCGCTTATTAACACTTCGTAATGTTGCTTTTCCA GTTGACACAAACGTTGGACGGATTGCAGTACGACTTGGTTGGGTTCCTCTCCGACCTCTTCCTGAGTCACTCCAATTGCATCTCCTTGAact ATATCCAGTTTTGGAATCGATCCAGAAATATCTTTGGCCCAGACTCTGCCATTTGGATCAAGAATCCTT GTACGAGCTGCATTACCAACTGATAACATTTGGAAAG GTTTTCTGCACAAAGAGAGACCCAAACTGTAACGCATGTCCAATGAGGGGTGACTGCCGACATTTTGCAAGTGCTTATGCAAG TGCAAGACTCGCTCTTCCAGGGACCGAGGGGAGACATATAGTCTGTTCATCCGCCCCAACAAGCACTAACCAAATGTCTAACATGACCATGAAGCCGATGCCACTTCCTCCATCTGAGGACAATTCGGAGAAAGGGAAGGATTCAATGAGAAGCAGTGAACCAATCATTGAGGAACCAAAAACCCCAGAGCCACCCACAGAATTGACAGAAAGAGACATCGAGGATGCATATTATGAGgatcctgatgagattccagtcATAAAGCTCAACATGGAAGAATTCACATCAAATTTGCAGAGCTTTATGCAATTGCAAAAGGAAATGCAAGGAGACATGTCCAAAGCCTTAGTTGCTCTAAGTCCAGAGTTTGCTTCTATTCCAATGCCCAAACTGAAGAACGTGAGTCGACTGCGGACAGAGCATCAAGT CTATGAACTCCCGAATTCACATCCCATACTGAAAGGG CTGGACAAACGAGAACCTGATGATCCAAGTCCATACCTTCTTGCTATATGGACACCAG GTGAGACATCAGACTCAGTTAAACCTCCTGAAAGTAAATGCGAAGCTCGGGAAGGAGGTAGCATGTGCGACAAGAAAACATGCTTTTCTTGCAGCAGTTCAAGAGAAGCACAGGCTCAAACGGTCAGAGGCACAATTCTG ATACCTTGCAGGACAGCAATGAGAGGAAGTTTCCCTCTTAATGGCACATATTTCCAGGTCAATGAG GTTTTCGCGGATCATGAATCCAGTATGAATCCTATCGTTGTTCCAAGAAGTTTGTTATGGAACCTGCCAAGACGGACAGTGTTCTTTGGGACCTCTGTCACGACCATTTTCAAag GCCTGACAACTGAAGGTATCCAGTACTGCTTCTGGAAAG GGTTCGTATGCGTCAGAGGGTTTGACCAGAAAGCTCGAGCACCAAGACCGCTAAGTTCCAGATTGCATCATCCTGCAAGTAAGATGGTTAAGCCTAATGAGCAACAATAG